Proteins encoded within one genomic window of Triticum aestivum cultivar Chinese Spring chromosome 2D, IWGSC CS RefSeq v2.1, whole genome shotgun sequence:
- the LOC123049502 gene encoding beta-glucosidase 12 isoform X2, which translates to MKDMGMDAYRFSISWTRILPDGTLRGGVNREGVEYYNNLINELLSRGVQPFVTLFHWDSPQALEDKYGGFLNPNIINDYKDYAEVCFREFGDRVKHWITFNEPWAVSVAGYAMGVLAPGRCSPWEMGKCSAGDSASEPYTVSHHQLLAHAAAVKLYRKKYKVVQKGKIGITLVSAWFVPFSHSDSDSDAAKRAIDFMFGWFMDPLTRGDYPLSMRRMVRDRLPRFTKQQSKLVKGAFDFIGINYYTANYADNLPPSNGLKSYNTDARANLTGFRNGAPIGPETGLPWLYVYPQGLRDLLLYVKEKYGNPTIYITENGLGETTTNTSLPLAEALKDDARIEYHHMHLVALLSAIRDGANVKGYFAWSLLDNFEWATGYTVRFGLHFVDYDDGRKRYPKRSAGWFKRFLKR; encoded by the exons ATGAAAGATATGGGAATGGATGCATACAGGTTCTCCATATCATGGACAAGGATTCTTCCAG ATGGGACTCTGAGAGGTGGAGTGAACAGAGAAGGCGTCGAGTACTACAACAACTTGATTAATGAGCTATTATCCAGAG GGGTGCAACCATTTGTGACCCTTTTTCACTGGGATTCACCTCAGGCATTAGAAGATAAATACGGAGGGTTTCTTAACCCTAATATCAT AAACGACTATAAGGATTACGCTGAAGTCTGCTTCAGGGAGTTCGGGGACCGAGTGAAGCACTGGATCACATTCAATGAGCCCTGGGCCGTGAGCGTTGCGGGCTATGCAATGGGCGTGCTTGCGCCAGGTAGGTGCTCGCCCTGGGAGATGGGGAAATGCAGCGCTGGAGATTCAGCAAGTGAGCCTTACACAGTATCCCACCATCAGCTACTCGCCCATGCGGCGGCCGTCAAATTATACAGAAAGAAATATAAG GTCGTTCAAAAGGGGAAGATTGGGATAACTTTAGTCTCAGCCTGGTTTGTTCCCTTCTCCCATTCAGACTCTGACAGTGATGCAGCAAAGCGTGCTATAGACTTCATGTTTGGATG GTTTATGGACCCCCTAACCAGAGGAGACTACCCACTGAGCATGAGAAGAATGGTCAGAGATCGCTTGCCGCGGTTCACCAAACAACAATCTAAATTGGTCAAGGGTGCATTCGACTTCATTGGTATCAACTACTACACTGCAAACTATGCTGATAACCTTCCACCATCAAATGGCCTCAAGAGCTACAATACAGATGCCCGAGCTAATCTTACCG GTTTTCGAAATGGTGCCCCCATAGGTCCTGAG ACTGGTTTACCTTGGCTCTACGTCTACCCTCAAGGGTTACGTGATCTGTTGCTTTATGTCAAGGAGAAGTATGGCAATCCTACCATCTACATCACCGAAAATG GCCTCGGTGAAACCACCACCAACACGAGCCTACCACTCGCGGAAGCACTGAAGGACGATGCGAGGATAGAGTACCACCACATGCACCTTGTTGCCTTGTTGAGTGCGATCAG GGACGGGGCAAACGTGAAGGGGTACTTCGCATGGTCGCTGCTGGACAACTTCGAGTGGGCAACTGGGTACACGGTGCGCTTCGGGTTACACTTCGTGGACTATGATGATGGGCGGAAGCGGTACCCCAAGCGCTCTGCTGGCTGGTTCAAGAGGTTCCTCAAGAGATGA
- the LOC123049502 gene encoding beta-glucosidase 12 isoform X1, producing the protein MIFAAKIVDGSNGDVAVDSYHLYKEDVRLMKDMGMDAYRFSISWTRILPDGTLRGGVNREGVEYYNNLINELLSRGVQPFVTLFHWDSPQALEDKYGGFLNPNIINDYKDYAEVCFREFGDRVKHWITFNEPWAVSVAGYAMGVLAPGRCSPWEMGKCSAGDSASEPYTVSHHQLLAHAAAVKLYRKKYKVVQKGKIGITLVSAWFVPFSHSDSDSDAAKRAIDFMFGWFMDPLTRGDYPLSMRRMVRDRLPRFTKQQSKLVKGAFDFIGINYYTANYADNLPPSNGLKSYNTDARANLTGFRNGAPIGPETGLPWLYVYPQGLRDLLLYVKEKYGNPTIYITENGLGETTTNTSLPLAEALKDDARIEYHHMHLVALLSAIRDGANVKGYFAWSLLDNFEWATGYTVRFGLHFVDYDDGRKRYPKRSAGWFKRFLKR; encoded by the exons ATGATTTTTGCAGCCAAAATTGTCGACGGAAGCAACGGGGATGTTGCAGTGGATTCATACCATCTTTACAAG GAAGATGTGCGCCTCATGAAAGATATGGGAATGGATGCATACAGGTTCTCCATATCATGGACAAGGATTCTTCCAG ATGGGACTCTGAGAGGTGGAGTGAACAGAGAAGGCGTCGAGTACTACAACAACTTGATTAATGAGCTATTATCCAGAG GGGTGCAACCATTTGTGACCCTTTTTCACTGGGATTCACCTCAGGCATTAGAAGATAAATACGGAGGGTTTCTTAACCCTAATATCAT AAACGACTATAAGGATTACGCTGAAGTCTGCTTCAGGGAGTTCGGGGACCGAGTGAAGCACTGGATCACATTCAATGAGCCCTGGGCCGTGAGCGTTGCGGGCTATGCAATGGGCGTGCTTGCGCCAGGTAGGTGCTCGCCCTGGGAGATGGGGAAATGCAGCGCTGGAGATTCAGCAAGTGAGCCTTACACAGTATCCCACCATCAGCTACTCGCCCATGCGGCGGCCGTCAAATTATACAGAAAGAAATATAAG GTCGTTCAAAAGGGGAAGATTGGGATAACTTTAGTCTCAGCCTGGTTTGTTCCCTTCTCCCATTCAGACTCTGACAGTGATGCAGCAAAGCGTGCTATAGACTTCATGTTTGGATG GTTTATGGACCCCCTAACCAGAGGAGACTACCCACTGAGCATGAGAAGAATGGTCAGAGATCGCTTGCCGCGGTTCACCAAACAACAATCTAAATTGGTCAAGGGTGCATTCGACTTCATTGGTATCAACTACTACACTGCAAACTATGCTGATAACCTTCCACCATCAAATGGCCTCAAGAGCTACAATACAGATGCCCGAGCTAATCTTACCG GTTTTCGAAATGGTGCCCCCATAGGTCCTGAG ACTGGTTTACCTTGGCTCTACGTCTACCCTCAAGGGTTACGTGATCTGTTGCTTTATGTCAAGGAGAAGTATGGCAATCCTACCATCTACATCACCGAAAATG GCCTCGGTGAAACCACCACCAACACGAGCCTACCACTCGCGGAAGCACTGAAGGACGATGCGAGGATAGAGTACCACCACATGCACCTTGTTGCCTTGTTGAGTGCGATCAG GGACGGGGCAAACGTGAAGGGGTACTTCGCATGGTCGCTGCTGGACAACTTCGAGTGGGCAACTGGGTACACGGTGCGCTTCGGGTTACACTTCGTGGACTATGATGATGGGCGGAAGCGGTACCCCAAGCGCTCTGCTGGCTGGTTCAAGAGGTTCCTCAAGAGATGA